One Aphidius gifuensis isolate YNYX2018 linkage group LG3, ASM1490517v1, whole genome shotgun sequence DNA window includes the following coding sequences:
- the LOC122852816 gene encoding protein FAM92A-like isoform X4 yields MLRSKSQNSICEQEAKFVQERIAGVEKYFAELCTVFAAYTRKAARLRDKNDEVSKILKIYAESETVNRSLNCGLGNFATTLSVIGDYRDAEVQRLDTKVIAPLSQYSIICKHAREDVKNTFSIREKELTKRKNLEKIRSRNPRNRQMISQAEADLMKATVEVSRVVKGLEDQIDSFEKRKLYDIKTILLDFVMIELSFHTKAVELMTKAYQDIADIDEAKDLEDFREVLNVPDTVQRLETVRRTSFRQACSLSNLTKNFSSPITLRKSANKNTESLDSMKAISNSSESVQVEEYDDDSSEETDDDTDKTSAFKSKYGLKNSYVLRPVPVIAPLQKLLTSSTIKTISFIS; encoded by the exons atgcttcGTTCAAAATCGCAAAATAGTATTTG TGAACAAGAGGCTAAATTTGTTCAAGAACGTATTGCTGGTGTTGAAAAGTATTTCGCTGAATTATGTACAGTATTTGCAGCATATACAAGAAAAGCAGCAag attgagagataaaaatgatgaagtttcaaaaatattaaaaatatatgcagAGTCTGAGACAGTTAATCGTTCATTAAATTGTGGTCTTGGTAATTTTGCAACAACTTTATCTGTTATTGGTGATTATAG agaTGCAGAAGTTCAGAGATTAGATACAAAAGTAATAGCACCATTAtcacaatattcaataatatgtAAACATGCACGTGAAGatgttaaaaatacattttcaatacgtgaaaaagaattaacaaaacgtaaaaatcttgaaaaaatacGTTCAAGAAATCCAAGAAATAGACAAATGATt TCACAAGCTGAAGCTGATTTAATGAAAGCAACTGTTGAAGTATCACGAGTCGTTAAGGGACTTGAAGATCAAAttgattcatttgaaaaacGTAAATTATATGACATTAAAACAATACTACTTGATTTTGTTATGATTGAATTGAGTTTTCATACAAAAGCTGTTGAACTTATGACTAAAGCTTATCAAGATATTGCTGATATTGACGAAGCTAAAGATCTAGAG GATTTCCGTGAAGTTTTAAATGTTCCTGATACTGTTCAACGTCTTGAAACAGTTAGAAGAACATCATTTCGTCAAGCATGTTCATTAtcaaatttgacaaaaaatttttcatcaccaATAACACTTAGAAAatcagcaaataaaaatacagaatCATTG gaCTCAATGAAAGCCATATCAAATTCATCAGAGTCAGTTCAAGTTGAAGAATACGATGACGACAGTTCTGAAGAGACAGATGATGATACTGATAAAACATCA gcttttaaatcaaaatatggATTGAAAAATAGCTATGTATTAAGACCAGTACCTGTCATTGCaccattacaaaaattattaacatcaagcacaattaaaacaatatccTTTATCTCCTGA
- the LOC122852816 gene encoding protein FAM92A-like isoform X3 codes for MLRSKSQNSICEQEAKFVQERIAGVEKYFAELCTVFAAYTRKAARLRDKNDEVSKILKIYAESETVNRSLNCGLGNFATTLSVIGDYRDAEVQRLDTKVIAPLSQYSIICKHAREDVKNTFSIREKELTKRKNLEKIRSRNPRNRQMISQAEADLMKATVEVSRVVKGLEDQIDSFEKRKLYDIKTILLDFVMIELSFHTKAVELMTKAYQDIADIDEAKDLEDYQFVRGEYSRDFREVLNVPDTVQRLETVRRTSFRQACSLSNLTKNFSSPITLRKSANKNTESLDSMKAISNSSESVQVEEYDDDSSEETDDDTDKTSAFKSKYGLKNSYVLRPVPVIAPLQKLLTSSTIKTISFIS; via the exons atgcttcGTTCAAAATCGCAAAATAGTATTTG TGAACAAGAGGCTAAATTTGTTCAAGAACGTATTGCTGGTGTTGAAAAGTATTTCGCTGAATTATGTACAGTATTTGCAGCATATACAAGAAAAGCAGCAag attgagagataaaaatgatgaagtttcaaaaatattaaaaatatatgcagAGTCTGAGACAGTTAATCGTTCATTAAATTGTGGTCTTGGTAATTTTGCAACAACTTTATCTGTTATTGGTGATTATAG agaTGCAGAAGTTCAGAGATTAGATACAAAAGTAATAGCACCATTAtcacaatattcaataatatgtAAACATGCACGTGAAGatgttaaaaatacattttcaatacgtgaaaaagaattaacaaaacgtaaaaatcttgaaaaaatacGTTCAAGAAATCCAAGAAATAGACAAATGATt TCACAAGCTGAAGCTGATTTAATGAAAGCAACTGTTGAAGTATCACGAGTCGTTAAGGGACTTGAAGATCAAAttgattcatttgaaaaacGTAAATTATATGACATTAAAACAATACTACTTGATTTTGTTATGATTGAATTGAGTTTTCATACAAAAGCTGTTGAACTTATGACTAAAGCTTATCAAGATATTGCTGATATTGACGAAGCTAAAGATCTAGAG GACTATCAGTTTGTTAGAGGAGAATATAGTAGG GATTTCCGTGAAGTTTTAAATGTTCCTGATACTGTTCAACGTCTTGAAACAGTTAGAAGAACATCATTTCGTCAAGCATGTTCATTAtcaaatttgacaaaaaatttttcatcaccaATAACACTTAGAAAatcagcaaataaaaatacagaatCATTG gaCTCAATGAAAGCCATATCAAATTCATCAGAGTCAGTTCAAGTTGAAGAATACGATGACGACAGTTCTGAAGAGACAGATGATGATACTGATAAAACATCA gcttttaaatcaaaatatggATTGAAAAATAGCTATGTATTAAGACCAGTACCTGTCATTGCaccattacaaaaattattaacatcaagcacaattaaaacaatatccTTTATCTCCTGA
- the LOC122852835 gene encoding heat shock factor-binding protein 1, whose translation MADVKQEHKPEDGENYPISNNTDPKNMQELTQFVQTLLQGMQDKFQSMSDQIIGRIDEMGNRIDDLEKNIADLMTQAGVEGTDK comes from the exons ATGGCTGATGTTAAACAAGAACACAAACCTGAAGATGGTGAAAATTATCCCATCAGCAACAACACAGATCCAAAAAATATGCAAGAATTAACACAATTT gtTCAAACATTGCTCCAAGGAATGCAAGATAAATTTCAGTCAATGTCTGATCAAATAATCGGAAGAA TAGATGAAATGGGCAATCGAATTGatgatcttgaaaaaaatattgctgactTGATGACCCAGGCTGGTGTTGAAGGAACTGACAAATGA
- the LOC122852804 gene encoding YTH domain-containing protein 1 gives MENAVDGGDNINLCLGENDIVDELKIGADETYDTRSEVSSSSSDSDSSQPSISSVSTKSSRGDNKRNRKTRGKRGRSHDSDSSSPDTKRARSKENNKETPKNYDYITKLNYLFRDARFFIIKSNNAENITLSKAKGVWSTLPQNEANLNQAYKESRNVLLIFSVKESGKFAGIARLSTESRRDVTPISWVLPPGLSAKVLGGVFKVDWICRKELPFTSTLHLYNPWNDGKQVKIGRDGQEIEPRVAEELCRLFPEDDAIEMTPILRKSKEAAKNVIKPIGNKTRNNRPVGSAGAPRFLRSRGGARGGGGGSGGRRLFLTSRSRLASLARGGHLGDHRGHSDYNPRYGSWYNRGDSSYSKGYGTSSIAAAAEAYVADYMRTMQHQLPPLPPYSSSHHYDNLPPPPPPPRYYDGIPLYNGSSPLDKRNYERSVDEFLWRTSSRHRRHHSEHRSVRDHHHRHRDRR, from the exons atggAAAACGCTGTTGATGGtggtgataatataaatttgtgtcttggtgaaaatgatattgttgatgaattaaaaattggaGCTGATGAAACGTATGACACAAGAAGTGAAGTATCATCAAGTTCATCTGATTCAGATTCAAGCCAACCAAGTATTAGTTCAGTATCGACTAAATCATCACGTGgtgataataaaagaaatcgTAAAACTCGAGGTAAACGTGGACGTTCACATGATAGTGATTCATCAAGTCCAGATACAAAACGTGCAAGatctaaagaaaataataaagaaacaccaaaaaattatgattatattACAAAACTAAATTACTTATTTAGAGATGCAag atttttcatcatcaaatcaAATAACGCTGAGAATATAACATTGTCAAAAGCCAAAGGTGTTTGGAGTACATTACCACAAAATGAAGCAAATTTAAATCAAGCATACAAAGAATCAAGAAATGTATTGcttattttttcagttaaaGAATCTGGTAAATTTGCTGGTATTGCAAGATTAAGTACTGAATCACGTAGAGATGTTACACCAATATCATgg gTATTACCACCAGGTTTATCAGCAAAAGTACTTGGTGGTGTATTTAAAGTTGATTGGATATGTAGAAAAGAATTACCATTTACATCAAcattacatttatataatcCTTGGAATGATGGTAAACAAGTAAAAATTGGTCGTGATGGACAAGAAATTGAGCCACGTGTTGCTGAAGAACTTTGTCGTTTATTTCCTGAAGATgatg cAATTGAAATGACACCCATATTAAGAAAGTCAAAAGAAGCAgctaaaaatgttataaaaccAATTGgtaataaaacaagaaataatCGTCCAGTTGGTAGTGCTGGAGCACCAAGATttttacgttcacgtggtgGTGCtagaggtggtggtggtggtagtggtggacgaagattatttttaacatcaagaTCACGTTTAGCATCATTAGCAAGAGGTGGACATTTGGGTGATCATAGGGGACACAGTGATTATAATCCACGTTATGGAAGTTGGTACAATCGAGGTGATTCATCATACTCAAA agGCTATGGAACATCAAGTATTGCTGCAGCAGCTGAAGCATATGTTGCTGATTATATGAGAACAATGCAACATCAATTACCTCCATTACCTCCTTATTCATCATCTcatcattatgataatttaccaccaccaccacctccaccacgTTACTACGATGGTATACCACTTTATAATGGTAGTTCACCACTTGATAAACGCAATTATGAACGAagtgttgatgaatttttatggCGTACATCTAGTCGTCATCGGCGTCATCACAGTGAACATAGATCAGTTcgtgatcatcatcatcgacaTCGTGAcagaagataa
- the LOC122852816 gene encoding ultraviolet-B receptor UVR8-like isoform X2, whose amino-acid sequence MTDFELFAWGANSHGQLGLGYESEQSLLPEKIDIKETNIKIDEIIKITGGGGHTLILDKNGNVYSCGWNKKMQTGIPGGETISKLQKIENLNNIIDIACGWDSSMALTETGDIYVWGSNTYGQLGLESPEEFINKPIKIQLPNFRVKKISMGLRHSAIVTHDGQVFVTGSNNKHQLGIVNDDNVKIKQIKKFTKVLEIENIIDVSCGQYFNIALSNNNCVYSWGDNKQGQLGFDNNKIKYHDKPVKIIFDIDIKNIISISSGWTHSSVLTTDGKIYSWGRNIYGQLGFNARNNYWQAKCVENLRIIKQLKVGSEHNITIDDNNIISSWGWNEHGNCGNVNKRLNLFKNVLLVLKSISLNYVQYLQHIQEKQQD is encoded by the exons atgacaGATTTCGAATTATTTGCCTGG gGAGCAAATTCTCATGGTCAACTAGGTCTTGGATATGAATCTGAACAATCATTGTTACctgaaaaaatagatataaaagaaacaaatattaaaattgatgaaattattaaaataactggtggtggtggacACACATTGATTCTTGATAAAAATGGAAATGTTTATTCATGTggatggaataaaaaaatgcaaactGGAATACCTGGTGGTGAGACAATATCCAAgttacaaaaaattgaaaatttaaataatattattgacattGCATGCGGTTGGGACAGTTCAATGGCATTAACAGAAACAGGTGATATTTATGTCTGGGGATCAAATACTTATGGACAATTAGGATTGGAATCACCAGAagaatttatcaataaacctattaaaattcaattaccaAATTttagagttaaaaaaatatcaatgggACTTAGACACTCAGCAATTGTTACTCATGATGGACAAGTATTTGTAACTGGATCCAATAATAAACATCAACTTGGAATTGTCAATGATgacaatgttaaaattaaacaaatcaaGAAATTTACAAAAG ttttagaaattgaaaatattattgatgtatcATGTGGACAATATTTCAACATTGCattgtcaaataataattgtgtctATTCATGGGGTGATAATAAACAAGGACAACTTGGTtttgataataacaaaattaaatatcatgataaaccagttaaaattatatttgatattgatattaaaaatataattagcatATCAAGTGGCTGGACTCATTCAAGTGTCCTTACAACTGAtggtaaaatatattcatgggGAAGAAATATCTATGGACAATTAGGATTCAATgctagaaataattattggcAAGCTAAATGTGTTGAAAATTTAcgaataattaaacaattaaaagttgGATCAGAACATAATATAACAATTgatg ataataatattatatcatcATGGGGCTGGAATGAACATGGCAATTGTGGAAATG TGAACAAGAGGCTAAATTTGTTCAAGAACGTATTGCTGGTGTTGAAAAGTATTTCGCTGAATTATGTACAGTATTTGCAGCATATACAAGAAAAGCAGCAag attga
- the LOC122852816 gene encoding secretion-regulating guanine nucleotide exchange factor-like isoform X1 → MTDFELFAWGANSHGQLGLGYESEQSLLPEKIDIKETNIKIDEIIKITGGGGHTLILDKNGNVYSCGWNKKMQTGIPGGETISKLQKIENLNNIIDIACGWDSSMALTETGDIYVWGSNTYGQLGLESPEEFINKPIKIQLPNFRVKKISMGLRHSAIVTHDGQVFVTGSNNKHQLGIVNDDNVKIKQIKKFTKVLEIENIIDVSCGQYFNIALSNNNCVYSWGDNKQGQLGFDNNKIKYHDKPVKIIFDIDIKNIISISSGWTHSSVLTTDGKIYSWGRNIYGQLGFNARNNYWQAKCVENLRIIKQLKVGSEHNITIDDNNIISSWGWNEHGNCGNGNTQDIFKPTQIIFPSGFEGFLIGCGAGHSFAVMKKI, encoded by the exons atgacaGATTTCGAATTATTTGCCTGG gGAGCAAATTCTCATGGTCAACTAGGTCTTGGATATGAATCTGAACAATCATTGTTACctgaaaaaatagatataaaagaaacaaatattaaaattgatgaaattattaaaataactggtggtggtggacACACATTGATTCTTGATAAAAATGGAAATGTTTATTCATGTggatggaataaaaaaatgcaaactGGAATACCTGGTGGTGAGACAATATCCAAgttacaaaaaattgaaaatttaaataatattattgacattGCATGCGGTTGGGACAGTTCAATGGCATTAACAGAAACAGGTGATATTTATGTCTGGGGATCAAATACTTATGGACAATTAGGATTGGAATCACCAGAagaatttatcaataaacctattaaaattcaattaccaAATTttagagttaaaaaaatatcaatgggACTTAGACACTCAGCAATTGTTACTCATGATGGACAAGTATTTGTAACTGGATCCAATAATAAACATCAACTTGGAATTGTCAATGATgacaatgttaaaattaaacaaatcaaGAAATTTACAAAAG ttttagaaattgaaaatattattgatgtatcATGTGGACAATATTTCAACATTGCattgtcaaataataattgtgtctATTCATGGGGTGATAATAAACAAGGACAACTTGGTtttgataataacaaaattaaatatcatgataaaccagttaaaattatatttgatattgatattaaaaatataattagcatATCAAGTGGCTGGACTCATTCAAGTGTCCTTACAACTGAtggtaaaatatattcatgggGAAGAAATATCTATGGACAATTAGGATTCAATgctagaaataattattggcAAGCTAAATGTGTTGAAAATTTAcgaataattaaacaattaaaagttgGATCAGAACATAATATAACAATTgatg ataataatattatatcatcATGGGGCTGGAATGAACATGGCAATTGTGGAAATGGTAATACtcaagatatatttaaacCAACTCAAATTATATTTCCATCAGGTTTTGAGGGTTTTCTTATTGGTTGTGGAGCTGGACATTCATTTGctgtcatgaaaaaaatataa
- the LOC122852797 gene encoding cell division cycle protein 23 homolog, translated as MEDSMIKFDIKEVKADTIRAITECSQRGLLHTTKWLAELNYSLRDIKLDNIIANQDINVVENNENDMYILAKSYFDLKEYDRAAYFVNNCTEHKTKFLYLYSRYLSGEKKKMDDMTDVPPDPLKNEDLKLLSSDLRKEHISGNLDGFGLYLFGVTLKKLTLTREAIDVLVESTHKYPMHWGTWLELAGLINDREKLESLILPNHWMKHFFMAHMYLELQLLDEGLALYCELQSMGFEKNGYVLAQTAIAVHYRRDAENAIETFKKIIKDDPYCLDNMDTYSNLLYVKEMRVELAYLAHQATAIDKYRLETCCIVGNYYSLRADHQKAVMYFHRALKLNPQYLSAWTLLGHEFMELKNINGAIHSYRQAIEVNRRDYRAWYGLGQTYEILKMPFYGLYYYKQAQRLRPHDSRMILALGEAYEKQDKIQDALKCFYKACNVGDIEGMALIKLANLYENLNKDEYAAAAYTEFTDEIKNAERSELSHAYKFLTLYHLRRDQIEQANHYAQKCLQFEETKEEAKTLLRTITEKRIKVEEMIVMEDMNETDPVGDRSTRVETTPGSQLTPMNLSFTPTQ; from the exons atggaagattcaatgattaaatttgatattaaagaGGTTAAAGCTGATACAATTCGTGCAATAACAGAATGCTCACAACGAGGATTATTGCATACAACAAAatg gCTAGcagaattaaattattcactgAGAGATATAAAACTTGATAACATAATTGCTAATCAAGATATAAatgttgttgaaaataatgaaaatgatatgtACATTCTTGCTAAaagttattttgatttaaaagaaTATGATAGAGCAgcatattttgttaataattgtacagaacataaaacaaaatttttatatttatattcacgtTATTTatctggtgaaaaaaaaaaaatggatgatATGACTGATGTACCACCAGATccattaaaaaatgaagatttaaaattattatcaagtgatTTACGTAAAGAACATATATCTGGTAATCTTGATGGTTttggattatatttatttggtgtaacattaaaaaaattaacattaacacGTGAAGCAATTGATGTATTAGTTGAATCAACTCATAAATATCCAATGCATTGGGGTACTTGGCTTGAACTTGCtggattaattaatgatagagaaaaattagaatcattaatattaccaAATCATTGgatgaaacatttttttatggcACATATGTATTTagaattacaattattagatgAAGGTTTAGCACTTTATTGTGAATTACAATCAATgggatttgaaaaaaatggttaTGTACTTGCACAAACAGCAATTGCTGTTCATTATAGAAGAGATGCTGAAAATGCTattgaaacatttaaaaaaattattaaagatgATCCATATTGTTTGGATAACATGGATACATATTCAAATTTACTTTATGTTAAAGAAATGAGAGTTGAATTGGCTTATCTTGCTCATCAAGCAACAGCTATTGATAAGTACAGACTTGAAACTTGTTGTATCGTTg gtAATTATTATAGTTTAAGAGCTGATCATCAAAAAGCAGTTATGTATTTTCATcgagcattaaaattaaatcctcAATATTTATCAGCATGGACACTTCTTGGTCATGAATTtatggaattaaaaaatattaatggtgCTATTCACAGTTATCGTCAAGcaattg agGTGAATCGTCGTGATTATCGTGCTTGGTATGGTCTAGGACAAacatatgaaatattaaaaatgccaTTTTATggtctttattattataaacaagcACAACGTTTAAGACCACATGACAGTAGAATGATACTTGCACTTGGTGAAGCATatgaaaaacaagataaaatacaagatgcattaaaatgtttttacaaaGCTTGTAATGTTGGTGATATTGAAGGAATGGCACTCATTAAATTAGCAAA cctttatgaaaatttaaataaagatgaATATGCAGCAGCAGCATACACAGAATTTacagatgaaattaaaaatgctGAAAGATCTGAGCTGAGTCatgcatataaatttttgactcTTTATCATTTAAGAAGAGATCAAATTGAACAAGCAAATCATTATGCTCAAAAATGTTTACAATTTGAAGAGACTAAAGAAGAAGCTAAAACATTATTAAGAACAATTActgaaaaaagaattaaagttGAAGAAATGATTGtt aTGGAAGACATGAATGAAACAGATCCAGTTGGTGATAGAAGTACAAGAGTTGAAACAACACCTGGAAGCCAATTGACACCaatgaatttatcatttacaccaactcaataa